The Lepus europaeus isolate LE1 chromosome 1, mLepTim1.pri, whole genome shotgun sequence genome contains the following window.
CACAGCAAGCACACTGCTGCTGGCAGCAGGCGGCTGCCCTGGGGCAGTCACCAGGCAACCAGGCCTCACCTCACACAGGGCCAGGGTTCCACCTGCTGCGCCCACACAGACCTCACACGCCCCGCTCCTGAGGCAGCCTGGAGCCCGGACCCAGTGCTGAGATCCTGACACCAGCCggcactgctggccccaggcaggaTCTGGTATCACCGGCTCCCAGGTTTCCAGTGCTTTCTGCTAACTTCCCTCGGCTCAGGCCCCCTTCTGCCCAGTGCAGACTGAGGTGGGGGAGCCACAGACTGGGCTCAAGCCTCgtaccccacccccagctggtcTTTTTGAACCAGAGGGCCGGTCCCTGGGTTAGGGCCTCCTGGCACATCTTCCTGGTCCAGCTTGTCCACGCCTGGTCCTTGGTGGAACATTTTCCACCCCTGCCAAGCTCGTCTCCCCCAGGAGCCTCATCCCCCCCCTCCTGTCCAGTACTCAGCCCCAGCTTTTGGACAGAAGCCAGAATATTACTTTAATTTAACATGGACAACAACACTGGGCGACAGCACGGGGAAGAGGTAGTGGAGAGAGAAGATGGTCAGGCCTCCTGTTCCCTAACCAGCCTGGCTTTTAAAAGCAGCATCCCAACAACCTAGATGCACCTCACACAGCCTCTCCCTGGGGTGGGAAGGAGTGGAGACTTGGAAATGGAGGCTTGAAACTTCAGAGAGGGGCCGAGGACAAGCCCCGGAGAGGCCtggaagggtgggaggggctgagggccgcGGGGCGTCTCCTAGCGCAGGTCTTCCGCGGTGAACATGCCCCTGGCCCTGCGCAGGATGGAGTCCTTGGCAGCGTCATAGGGGTGCTCCTTGGATGGGATCTCCAGCACAGCCGGGATGGAGCGCTGGTGGGCGTCCAGGGCGTGCCGCACCATCTCCGCGATGTACTGGTTGATGAGGATGATGCCGATGTCGTCCCGGTTGAGAAACTGCCTGTCGGGAGAGACGAGAAGCGAGTCCGGGGCAGCTCCCGGCCGCCCCCTCTGAACTGTGAGGAAAAGGAGTGacccagggagcagagagggccAGGGGGAAGGTGGAGGCTGTTTGATCCAGAATCAATGTCATTCAAGGGCTCAGGGTTCTGTCAGTCAGGGCCCGCTGGTACCGCCCCTGCCTGGGAAGCTTCCGAGTGAGCCAAAGCTGAAGATGAGGGTGTCCGTGGGTGCGCTCAGGGTGCTGCCCTGCTATCAGACAGGGGAGGGTGGGAATACGTGTGGGGCGGGCATTCGGCTCAGCGGTTAAGGCGCCACTCGGCCTACCCACAGCCTCTGCTGGAGCGCCGGGTTCAAGTGccggctccgcttccaattccagcttccgtgggtgcacacctgggaggcagcagatgaggactccagcacttgggtccctatcacctgcatgggagacctggatggagttttgggctcttagctgcagcttggcccagccccgggcttCACTGgaattggaaggtgaaccagtagatgggagatagctctttctctttgccttttggataataaaaatacctttattttaaaaagtaaagaatataTGTGtaccccccttttttaaaaaataaaaatttatttatttggaagtcagagcgagagtgggagaggagaggagagagagagagagagttcttccatctgctggttcactccccagatagccacaacggctgagTGAacaacttctgagtctcccacatgggtgcaggggcccaaggacttgggatgccagcactacaggtggtggctcaacccgctgtgccccagcgccagctCCTATGCATCCCTTCCTATCTGCATAAAGAACTAGGAGAGTGATCAGGCAGAAGCTAAATGGCTGTCTacaggagcaggcagggagatAATGAGGGAGGGGGTATGCGTGTGGAAGGAAGCTCCTCAATGTATaccttttaaaaactgaattgaaAACCACATGAAGGCATTCAACATCCAGAGGAAACCAAATTCAGTACATTTTCAAAAAACAGGACCCAGGGGACCTCAAGGTCGCCAGGTCCGTGCTGAAGGAGGACGgggtgcctggcccaggccaaagcacaGGTGGGAAAAGGAACCTCAGCACCAAAGGGCTCGCACTTTCCGCACAGATGGCCCTGGCCCTGCGGAGCCCTGGCCTGTGATGGCCCGTGTGCTACTTCTCAGGAAGAGCTCCGTCCCGGGCACCCACCCTGTGCCCGGCCACACTTGATCTCGAAGGTTCTTTTTGGTTGGAAACATGGACAATCCTTGGAGTAAAATTCCTCCTTGTCCCATGACAACCCGGGTCACTCTGCCAGACTGCTTGGTGATCCGCTgacagctgcctccccagggcaaAGCCCCAGGTACCCCGGGCAGCAGGAACTGGTTTCAGCCAGCAGCTGTGGGCTGGGCTGTTTAGGGGGAAACAAGTGAGAGAATTCCTGAGACTCGGCAAAGGAAAGGGGTGAAGGAACCAGGACAGCTCCATTCTAGCCACCAGGACGGACACCTGCGGATTAAAAGGCTCAGCTGCGACCGTCGCCCCTGACCCAGGGCAGGATACGAGGATGTGCAAGGTGTGAGCAGCCCTGACTTTGGGTACCCCCACCTTCCAGGTCGACTGGGAGCCCCTAGAGGATTTGGAAGTAGGAGAAAGCCCACGGGT
Protein-coding sequences here:
- the ATP6V1F gene encoding V-type proton ATPase subunit F yields the protein MAGRGKLIAVIGDEDTVTGFLLGGIGELNKNRHPNFLVVEKDTTITEIEDTFRQFLNRDDIGIILINQYIAEMVRHALDAHQRSIPAVLEIPSKEHPYDAAKDSILRRARGMFTAEDLR